The sequence GGATATCTCCCCCCGGTAGGGGTGGAAGCTGGTGGGGTCGTGTCGTTCCGCGATTGCCGCCACCCGCACGGCCCTTTCCCTCTCCCGCAGCATCTCCCCGGAGACCAGGACCACCGCCGCGGCGCCGTCGTGCATCTCCGAGCTCTCCAAGCGGTGGATGGGAGGGGACACCTGGGGGCTGGAAAGGACCTCCTCCAGGGTGATGGGATCCTTGTAGGCGGCCTGGGGATGTTTCAGGGCGTGCTCCCGCAGGAGGACGGCGACGCGGGCGATGTCCTCCGGCTCCACCCCGCATTCGTGCATGTAGCGCTGCACGGCCATGGCGTAGAAGGGCAGGGGGCTGATCACGCCGTAAGCCGCCTGGTAGGAGTCATAGAGCGAGTTGGCGCTCATGATGAGGTGGAAATAGCTGAAGACGTCCTTCTGGATGACCTTCTTGGGGACCTCCCTCTGCGCCGCGAAGACCAGGCAGGACCTTATCTTGCCCGACCTGATGCTCTCGTAGGCCGCGTGCACGGCGGCGGTGCTCGAGTTGCCCCCGCTGTCCACGTCCATCATGAAGGCGGCGGTGATGCCCAGGTAATCTGCCATCCTCTGGCTGGCGAACTTGCGGTTCTCCGCCATGTAGCCGTGGGGCGTGGAGGCTATGCCCTCTATCTCGCGCGGCAGGAGGCGCGCATCCCGCAGCGCCTCCGCGCAGACACGCGCACCCAGCTCGTGGGGATCGAGTTCGTGCCAGCCCACGTCGGCCATGGACACTCCCGCGACGTATACCTCGTTCATGCTACCACCCTTTCCCTCTCGCTCCCGTAACCGACCTCCCCGGCGCGAAAGGATGCGGGGCCGCCGAACCACAACGATGCAACGTCTTCGCGGTCGGGATATGCCGGGGGAAGGCCAAGGCCCTTCCCCGTCTTCGCTCCCTTGCCGCCTCCATCCCGATCACCCGGGCGCTGCAAGTGTTTTACTGCGGCGAGCCGCGGGGAAACATAATTATATAATACTCGTGGTTGCCTTGCCTTTCCCGGGGGGATGCGACCCGCGATGAACCCGGTGGCAATGCGGCCCCTTGCGCCCCTCCCCG is a genomic window of Actinomycetota bacterium containing:
- a CDS encoding thiolase family protein codes for the protein MNEVYVAGVSMADVGWHELDPHELGARVCAEALRDARLLPREIEGIASTPHGYMAENRKFASQRMADYLGITAAFMMDVDSGGNSSTAAVHAAYESIRSGKIRSCLVFAAQREVPKKVIQKDVFSYFHLIMSANSLYDSYQAAYGVISPLPFYAMAVQRYMHECGVEPEDIARVAVLLREHALKHPQAAYKDPITLEEVLSSPQVSPPIHRLESSEMHDGAAAVVLVSGEMLRERERAVRVAAIAERHDPTSFHPYRGEISRFPCVERAGKAALAESGYRIRDIDVAEVYGAFAGLELMMYEELGFFGRGEAPAAVREGRTTHGGDVLLNPSGGRLSLGHPAYVTPLLEITEVVRQLRGEAEERQRPGASVGLVHTEQGFINGSVVMVLDREVPGS